The DNA window ttcagCATGCCACATCATTGAATTCATGTAAAAAATTTAGCTCTCTAGTATCAAGTATCCTCGTTCCTTGATTCTTACCATTAGTAAAAGCACAATATCAAACAGCATGCAGTAGAACTATTATATCCAATTATCCATGCATGACGAAGTGTTTTTATTGCTATATACTATCACATTCAcatccaaacacaattattaatacaaaattgataagataagagagatagaaagaaaaaggttaaagtttaaataaaaattttgacCCACCTctataggaaaaaaaataacttattataaataaataaagactaATTTTGGTGTACAATCCAAActaactataattatttttggtGGACAATGCTAGTATAAGTTAGATAATTATTAATGCATGATTATATCGGTTTCGATCATCATATTCACAACTGAAATCACTCAACTTTGTTCACTATATAgaattataatcaaaatttcATTGAACTTTCACGATCATTTGCAATATTTAAGAAATATACCATTAGATCTCAATCATATCACATTCAATCATTGGCAATGGCGAACTTAGAAAATATGTTGATAGCAAATTcacttatttatatttttcttacaTATTACTCTCTTAGTCCTATAAAAATAGGAACTTTGGGtatgacacatattttaatgcaaaattagtaaagtaaaagagaggtagaaagaaaaagtagttggagtattgttaatggagaatgagacTCACCTCGTAAGAGAGAAATACTTGCCAAAATTGGAAGATgactatttttgtgggacgacccaaaatgaaaaaaagaagacTATTTTTATTGGATCTTCTTCAACTACTTCTTTCTAACCTGTTTGCTGCAtccattctttttctttatttttcagttTAGGCCCATCCACATCCTCCAATCCAACTTCCGATATTTTGGTCTTTAGAGAATCGCGAAGATAATTTTTGACAATTTTAAAgtaggaaaaaaataattttcatatataGAGTTATGCAGTTCCAAGAAACaaagttgaaatttttttaaatttgcaTGTCACTCCTAAAATAACAAACTATGCAAGCAAAAAAACATGGAGCTCAAGTTACATTATATTGAATTCAAACACAAACAACAATAAATCTTGAGCTTATTCATTGAGATATTCACAATGCAGACAGAATTAGTAATGGATCAGTCGTCGAGATTTCCCCATTTATGAGTGGTTAAAGAGATATAAGCAGAGGCCTTCTCATCGATTCTGGGCTCAGCCACCCACCACCCTCTGTCTTCGTCGCTCGGGTACACTTTGTAAGCTTTCACGTGCTCGTCCCTCACCTCTCTCTCCGTGCTTCTGCTCTTGCTCTTGCTCTTGCCCTTGAACAACTTCGCCAAAGACAAGGACGATTTCTTCTTGTTTCCTTCCcccattttttttctgatttagTTAGGAGATGaataatatatatgtgtgtgtataatATGATATTTGTATTCAATTTGTGCTGAATTTATAGTGAGAGAGGGAATCTGGAGATGTGAAGGAGCATTGTTCTGATTGATGGCTGTGATTTCATGATCATGACATTACATATGCTTTGTCTAAGAGGAGAATTGGTTGGATCAAATACTACCATGCTCAAGCGTAGTTTGTTTAGCTAACGAGTTTCACTAACTTCTTTAAACGAGGGTTAATcggagagggaataaagtagagaagagCGATTGTGTTATATTTTTgttcaaaaaggaaatgactccactttaGGCGAGAAGTCAGAAAAAGAAATTCGAGGAGACTACCAAATAGTACAAATAAATTAGGCTAAGTTTCGGGTGAAATTATTGTGTATCATGTCCAATTTTTAGGCATTTAGATGATATATTTCGAGTCGAGATTGACCATATGATTGTTTGTCATattctataatttatttatttatgagaaTTAAGTATATTATGTTAATAATATACTAAAATGAACAAATGTATGATACTTTATATATGTATCTCATATTATTCACACTTTTCATGTTTTGACTCGTCTTAAACTATTTTCtctaaatttattttaagtAATGCTATGATATTCaattagtatatttaaatttttttttattaagttgaTCTCTCATTATACttaaaatatcaatttaattatatttaaaaatgcaAGTCACATAAAACTTAAGGAGTAGTATTATAggtaaaaataatcaaatagtaCTATAATAATTTAGACAAAAAAGTTGGAATAAAAAGTAACTTTATACTGTAATTTCCGATTGAAAAGCATCAAAACACTCGAACCATTTGTTAGGGTTTATACTGTCTTACTATTCAACAAGATCAAAATCGATTtaaggtaaaaaaaaaaattccagcAATCTTGCCTTAGTTCATCTGTGGGAGCTATGGAAGATGGGAGACACCAAAGAGATACGCTGACGCTGACCCTTGTGGCAAGAAAGCCCTGTTTCTCGCTGCCCACCGCTTGCCCCAACTGTCTCCCAGCTTACATTTATCTTAAATTTGCCAACGTCCCCTTCACTTTGGAATTCAATCTCATACATCCCGATTCTGGTAATTCCcccatttttttattgtatcataatattattaatttgaatttctGCTGCAGATTTTTCTTTTGGGACTTTTATCGAGTAATTATTTTGTCCAGCTGGTTCTGGTTTTTTGTTTCGTATATTTTCACACATTTTCTGTTGTTTGTTTCGCTGCATAATTGAACCTTGCCTTGAACGCCTTGTAATTGAACGAAATAGTTCTTGCTTTGGGATTCTGATTCTACCGAATTAGCTAAAAATTGCTGGCATTAAATGAGCCTTCTGCAACGtttaattttggattatgaatttatggatttattgtgttttttaataaatattctgCAATGTGATTCTTATCTGCAAGAATCTGGTTGATTGTTAGCCTGAACACTATCGTTATATCTCTTTTAAGCATGTTGGAAGCGAGTCATGTGACTTTATATAGATGTAGGGCCTTCAGATTGTTGTTATAGACTGTAGTTTGATGAAATAATTCTCAAGCAATCAGACATTTCCAGATTTTGCAGTAAGCTGTAATCAGGAACTGATACTGCAAATATTTCACAGTCCAACTTCTCCAAAATCACTGGCAAATAAATCTTTGATGGTTGTTGGATAATTACTATTGAATAGTATCTGAATGACGGGTTCAAGTTTCAATAACAGGCTAGACTATCTAATAATTTCATGGAAAGGAGGATGAAACTAGCAATGGAGTTAGCTTAATTGTTCCATGCCAAATCTAATGGAATTTATTGATATCTGACTCCATCATGTTTAATCAAGAATCTTGACATTGTTTGGTTCCTCAATGTTATATCATGCTTTAAATGATCAAAGTGGTATTGTCGAAGAACGTTGAGTTTCTATAATAACAGAGGCGCGTATCCATTTCCTTGAAACTTTCTTTTGACCAGAAGACTTTTTTTTTGTCAGAGCCATTGACTTTCTATATAGGCATTAATCTTTCTATTAGAAACAGCAAACATGATATTTTGTTTTTGCTTATTATGCAtctaaaattatttaacttATAAGTATGTGTATCTCAAATAATATACATTGCATTGTATCCCTACCAGATCAGATACCCTTTGTAGAGTCTGGTGATTATGTTGCTTATAACAATGAGAACGGCGGAGTCCTTCAAAAATTAAAGGAAGAAGGCATTGTTGACTTGGACGCTGAGGTCAGTGGTGTACCTGAATGGGTTTCATTCAAGGCGATGGTTGAGTCGTGGCTTGCTGATGCAGTCTTGTATGAACTATGGGTGGGTTCTGATGGCAAATCAGCACACAAGATTTATTACTCTGATCTCCCTTGGCCAATAGGGAAGATTTTGTACTATAAGCAAGTCTATGCAGTGAAACAACTACTTGGGATAACTTCAGAGAATGCAGAAAGAAGGGAAGAAGAGGTATTTCTGTTTGGATATATTTCTTTCTACGTCATTTAAGCATATCTATCTAATGGGTGAAACAACTATTTGGGATTTCAGCTGCTTTTCTCTATTGATATGTGTGCTATCTTGTGAGGATGTGTAACACATAAAACAATAAATCAAATCTGTCAAGTTATAAGGTTCTGGAATCTGGATGGAACAAGATCTAGATTCTAGACCTAACCTTGTTACATATGTTAGTCTGTTTGTATTCTCAACATTCACAACTGTCCACGTGATAAACAGAAATGCATATTATAATGGAAACATACACAcacatgtatatgtatatgtatgcaTAGTTTCTTATGCATTTTGCTGTTTGCGTAGTGTGGCTTATTCTGCTGTTTCTATGTGCAGATATATCGAAGAGTAAGTGTGGCATATAGTGCATTGTCAGCTAAGTTGGGGGAACAGACATTTTTCTTTGAAGACAGGTGATTTCCTTTGCTCTGTATAAATCTAAATGACTGCTGCCttttcttgttttatacttCCCCTCGTCACCCAAAATATtgcacattttgccattttggagTGTCCCATGGATTAGTGCACACTTCtctttttgctatttttggacACAGTTCATTATTTTATCCTCACTTTCTACTCTTATTTACAACTTTAACACACATGGATCTCCATTTCTCCACTCACAACACACTTCACCTAACACTTATTAAGACCCATGCCACACAGCCAAGTGTAAActattttgggggacggagagagtatttagcAACTGCTTCCTAACGCAATGTTTCCAATGCAGGCCAACAAGTTTGGATGCAGTTTTTCTTGGTCATTCTCTGTTTACGCTTCTTGCTTTACCTGTAAGTACTTATAATGGTTATATTTGAGTAATCATTGTAATTGGAGACTTCCTTGCTGAAGTGAGTTTGGAATTTTTGGAATCTATATATAATGAAAAGCTGAATAATGCATTCCTGTGTTCTTACTTTTTACCCCATAGGAAACATCTGTTCTAAGAAGCAAGCTC is part of the Salvia splendens isolate huo1 chromosome 22, SspV2, whole genome shotgun sequence genome and encodes:
- the LOC121785689 gene encoding mitochondrial outer membrane import complex protein METAXIN-like; the encoded protein is MEDGRHQRDTLTLTLVARKPCFSLPTACPNCLPAYIYLKFANVPFTLEFNLIHPDSDQIPFVESGDYVAYNNENGGVLQKLKEEGIVDLDAEVSGVPEWVSFKAMVESWLADAVLYELWVGSDGKSAHKIYYSDLPWPIGKILYYKQVYAVKQLLGITSENAERREEEIYRRVSVAYSALSAKLGEQTFFFEDRPTSLDAVFLGHSLFTLLALPETSVLRSKLLAHANLVKYAENLKMEYIDASSSSSSVPQSDPSSSAPKRGPSHWSSKPKNKPTREKTEEEKKFKRRAKYFLATQLVAVLIFLSILGGSNDAEVELDDDDGFDYE